In Drosophila ananassae strain 14024-0371.13 chromosome 3R, ASM1763931v2, whole genome shotgun sequence, the DNA window CAACCACCTGTGAGCCTACTACGACAAGCACCACATCCTGTGCGCCTACTACCACAACCACCTGTGAGCCTACTACAACAAGCACCACATCCTGTGCGCCTACTACCACAACCACCTGTGAGCCTACTACAACAAGCACCACATCCTGTGCGCCTACTACCACAACCACCTGTGAGCCTACTACGACAAGCACCACATCCTGTGCGCCTACTACCACAACCACCTGTGAGCCTACTACAACAAGCACCACATCCTGTGCGCCTACTACCACAACCACCTGTGAGCCTACTACGACAAGCACCACATCCTGTGCGCCTACTACCACAACCACCTGTGAGCCTACTACAACAAGCACCACATCCTGTGCGCCTACTACCACAACCACCTGTGAGCCTACTACAACAAGCACCACATCCTGTGCGCCTACTACCACAACCACCTGTGAGCCTACTACGACAAGCACCACATCCTGTGCGCCTACTACCACAACCACCTGTGAGCCTACTACGACAAGCACCACATCCTGTGCGCCTACTACCACAACCACCTGTGAGCCTACTACAACAAGCACCACATCCTGTGCGCCTACTACCACAACCACCTGTGAGCCTACTACGACAAGCACCACATCCTGTGCGCCTACTACCACAACCACCTGTGAGCCTACTACGACAAGCACCACATCCTGTGCGCCTACTACCACAACCACCTGTGAGCCTACTACAACAAGCACCACATCCTGCGCGCCTACTACCACAACAACCTGCGCGCCTACTACCACAACAACCTGCGCGCCTACTACCACAACAACCTGTGAGCCTaccacaacaaccacaacaccCTGTGAGGTAGAGCCCACTACTACAACAACACCATGCGCTCAGAACCCTACTACTACAACAACACCCTGTGCACCAACAACGACAACTGCATGTGGGGAAGAAACAACCACTGTCTGCAGCGGAGCGTCTTCTGAAGCCAAGGCAAAGCCCGCAACCCTGAAGGTGAAACCCGCCAGACCAGTTCGCCCCGCTAAGCGTCCGACCTTGGAGTCCACCCAACAGGTCGCTCCCCAGGCTCAGGATCTGAGCATGTCCACCTACACGAAGTACGTTTGCCGTAACAAGCCCGACGGATTCATGTTGGCGTCTCTTAAGAGCTGCTCGGACTACTACATCTGCCGTTACGGAAAGCCCCTCCTGGTTAGCTGCGGTAGCAAGTACTTCAACGCCCTGAAGGGTATCTGCGATCTGCCGGAGAACACACAATGTGTTCAGCCCCTGGCCTAAAGTCAAGGACCTAACCCTTAACAGATCGAAGTTACGAaattcttatatatatatatgtaatacCACTGCAAAAGACCCCCACCTTGAAAATTGTCTCCAATCGTTTCGACGAGTATTCTATATTATCCTAACAAATAGATGCAGAAGCTACCACAAGctacaaaaaattacaagtttttgttttaaatttttccccAAAAGCTTTCAGATCCGGAAGCGGAAATCAACGATCCCTTTCTCCCCAACTctttataacttttttttatatagatTTTATTAGTCGTTACAACGGAGATATATTTTTCATGatgaaattataatttatccaACTGTTTCACGGACCCACCACCTGCAAAGAAAGTCAAATTTATTAGTCAATATTGTTCTATGAAAGTGTGTGGTTGCGCCTACGCCAGAAGTGTAAAGCCTATAATGACACTAACGCCTTGGATCTACAAATTGATGGCAGGAACCTGGCCCAAAAGCGCACTGCAGGCAGCGGAAACGGTTAAATAAACCATGAACAAAGGCCAAAAATGTAATAAAGGGAGTAAACGCCGCAGCGTTCTCCAACCTGCGTGAGTCCTTTGTAAATTCGTATGCTAGGACTTTTTACTCATAGCAACGGCATCCGATGCCGGGGCCTCAAATTGAAATTGcctttcatttttgttttcctggTTTGACTTCACCCTGCAGCCAAAGAATTCAAATTAGAGCTTTGTCTAAAATCGAATCCAGACGGCAATCTCTTTTCTAAAATTCTTGAACTTGTTTTTATTCACTTCCAGCAGAGattgtgaaatttgtaataCTAACTCGTGGCGCtcatagaaaaatgtgtaattTATCGTATCCCAGACTTACCTGTAATTCATTTGATTTCTTCAGGCGTTGTCGGCTTCTTAAAATCCTTCTGAAGTTTAACAGGTATACAGGCCGTAGGGCCAACATGCAGGCCCAGAGGGGCCGCAACCCTTGGGACTGCATCCGTAGCCGCAAGGACCCAAGGACAGGGCACAGGGACCACACCAGGGCCCGCAACAGGGTCCGCAGGCACCCGGGCATCCATAACCGTAAGGTCCACAGCCAAATCCGTAGCACATTCTTTCAGTATTTATGCTGTGAAACGATCTTGATTTGAAGGAGTATCCTTCggttaattttaattttaatactcACCTAAACTTCACGGATAAAGAAATGAAAGGGTGCTCAATGTGATTACAGTGGATAGAATTTTGTTAGTGAATTTTTATTCAGAAACTTTCAGACTTATTGCGTCTGACCTGAGAGTTCCAGATAAAAATTTCAACTGAACTGTTTCATAAGATGGGCCAGACTTTGTGGGGTTTTCAATATGAATAGAATTCCAAGGCCTGCTTTGGGATGTTGCATGGACTACTTGGATCTAAGGTAAAAACTAAGGGAAACCTTTACTTAAAGAGTACCTACCGGGCTTCAAGCCATGAAAGTTGGTTCGAAAATTGGACACTTCGTGCATTACAAGGGTAACACCAGAAATTGGCTTCGGGATCTTAATATTTAAGCAACGTAAAGCCCGCCAAAGCTCCAAATAAAGCAAATTTCAGAAAATTGGTGGTGGGTTCAAATCCATCCTGCAAAAGGTCTTACGACGGCTGAAGGCAACAGCTGTCAGACTTTGGCCCCCGCCTTCCCTGGGGATAAATTAGTGGTTTTGGTCTCTAATATAGTCATCGGGTCTGAGTGGCCCCGCCATTTGTCACTTGTCACCCTTAGCGCCATCCTCATGCCGCActgatttaatatttattttattaatacgaatttaacataaaaaaattttggaaatattttgacACTCGGCATTGGTATGCCACGGACGGGAGAAGCGagtggcttggcttggcttgaGGGAGTGGAAGGTGGCTGTGTGGCAACAGTCTGCTGGGGGTGGCTTTGTATTATTTTGACACTTGCCAAACAATTGGCATGCAAAATGGAAAACCCAGCTGCCTcaaataaacaacaacaaaagcggCAAGAAGGAATGCCAAGACGTGGCTCTAactgaaaattttattaagaattttcgtaaattaaatatttacacgACAGCTGTGCAGCGGACTTAAGTCGACcgtatttaatttcatattgTGTTGAGGCAATAATGGAATTTAATAGCTGACTGAAGGAACTCTTTAATGTGAGCTTTGAAGCTGATCAGCGGCATAACTTTCACCTAACGAGACTAATTAGGTATATAATGGAAAACCTAAAAATAACGAGAGTAATATTGGAGGGTTAGAAAGAAATGCTTCAGGTCTTATggctctttaaaaatataggCTAGAAAGTTATGTATATTAAAAACCTGTAGCTTAGTGccataatttttttccattaaatcaaatatacaaagttctttcttaattattacaaattttgaTTAGCTCTCTGGTCATCAATTTAAATATGCGAAGCACTCTCTGTAACAAAGTCAGTGGTTAAATTGGGCCttttggaaataaaaacaaaagtaatTGGCTTAAGGGacaacgagaaaaaaaaaccaaaatgctGAAGTGTGGGTGCGAAGGACGAACGCGATTTGAAACAAACGAACAGCGAAGAACGTTGTGTCACTAATTCAGGTAATTTGTCactttatttacattttaaatgaatgttattgttgctggtggctggtggctatggcggtggcagtggcagtggcgatggcggtggcggtggcagtgGAGCCTCGTCCAGGACAGTAAGCAACCAAGAGAAACCcaatttccattttcgtttTGGGGGCAAACACAAAGGAAGTGAGTGACTGACGTGCGGGCCGGCAAGCGTTTTGCAGGCCAAAGGacgaaatacaaaacaaacacGGACACAAACCCAAGGAAAAAAACCCTTTTCGGGCTCCACCCTGCAGGTCCTGGACGACTGTCAAAGGAGTGTAAGAAGGAAGCGAAAAGGATTCAGCCACGACCAAGAATGCCGATTAAAATTTGAACGAAATTTGAAGGGAAAGACAGAAGACGATTTTGCGGTAACCGTCACGTAGGCGGTTTGGTTTTGGGGAAGGGGACATGGTGTCCTTAATTTAAATGAAGTGGCAACAGATCagcttttttttcttcctggGATCATTTCTGTACCTTGTAGGcgattttttcaagttttgtAAACAGAGACTCTGGCAGGAAGTGGGCATACAAGTTCCGGGTATATTTACCGAAGGACATTTTTTAAGTAACCCAGTTTTTGTAGAGAATTTTTAATTAGCGGCGGTAGAGCGATCTACATATTTAGCCTCCAATAATGAAGACGCGAGTGTCGTAAGAAAATCgaataaattgaatttcattatttgattTAGTAAgagaatttaatgaattttttctaacaaaaaccgaaaaaaatcATCGAATGTCAATATGGACATTCTTTCAATGAATATTGAATTATTCATCAGTTTAGGATGGGTCCTTTTCGGCCAGGCTAGAAGCCAGGAGGAGGGTTCCTCTCAAGTTTTCAATTAGTTTGGCAGGAAGAAAAATTTGCAACAGCCGCCCGCAAGTATGCAGTGAAAAAATTCAATCAGCCGAGAAAATGTGCCCGCTGCCACGACAGGGACATCACAGCATGGCATTTATGAGCTGGGCTGGCTCATAAATTCTACTGGCAGCCAACACATCGGTGCCACCTTACTGGCAATGTCACCTTTTGTGGCTCTGTCGAATTCACTGCCGAAACGTGTCTTCTACGGCTTTTCTGTGGCAGTTGGCAggtggcaggaggcaggaggcttGGGGCTTGGGGCATGTTTGGCGTTTGCCGTTTGGCGGGAGGTGGTGTACAATATTTGTCAAGGCAAAAACAAAGTGCTCTTGCTGCCACAACAATAGCTGAACCACTGAAATGGGGCATAAATATCTGGAGCATGTTTACCCTTTCACATATTttggttatatttattttacataCCAAGCAGGCGATTTCTAAAgttgaaaactatttttccTTCCATCCAAATAGTGAGTATCTGATAAGCAAACATTTGTTCTTttcgtcttttttttttacacattACAGTTAATTAAAGTTAAACTTTCTGTTTGCcgaaaaaaaatacgaaaaaaatcCTTTAGGGTTGAGAAGTGCAGGATACCAGGATACCGGcttctgctcctcctccaTGTTACCCTTGGTGTTCACGGTTGTGTAAAGCCCCCCAGAATCGGCGATGACCGCCTGACTGCTTTCCGGTCCTCAACTATTTTTGTGCAATGAAGCGTTGGGCTTTTATAACGCCAACAGTCAGCTAAGAGACTTCATGATGAGCGGCTGCAGGGGGAAAGCGTCAGTCAGTCATTGAGAGGCTGTAAAAAGCTGCAGGGAAATtcttaatttacaaaaaaaaaataaagaaaaatcgGAAAACGAAGAAAACCCTGCGTAATAAATGAAACGTAAAAGAAAAAGAGAACAGAACTTAAAAACCTCGCCGTAGATACACGGTGAGAGACCAGGATGGACAATCGCCGGAGTGCTTGAATACCGAACCCCCAAGCCCTCAACTCCCCATTCACCAAATCCCCCACAAACTGTTTTCAGTTTGGACAGACTTAATCTGGCTTTCCCCCATGGCTACGCAATGGAAGCTTTCTGGTCCACTTGTCTGCTGCTTTGATTCTCACGGTTTTTCATTTGAATGCTCCCATGCCGGGCTGCCCAGATGAAGTATGCTCGGCCGCACCTGACCGACCGAacaacacaaaacaaaatctTTGAGATACTTTTTAGATACgtatatattttaatgtgCGCTTTATCAACAGCTTTAGATAGAATAGCTGGAGTTGGCTGCATGGATTtaacatttcttttttttgttggtattCCGCATATTTCGATAGGGGGAGGATACTCCTTCCCGGATACGTTTGGGGGATATTCTGTGGGTGTTTGAGTTTTTGACACTTGGGGATGAggactcttttttttctgaaGACTTTTATGACATTCGCGTTGGGAATGAACAAGTTTTTTCAATTGTGTTTTGGATGGAGCTCGATTTCAATTTAATGTTATCGCTTTTTTCagttttctaaaatatttttaatgtactgaggttattttttatgattcgAAAGCCTGCAAGACAAAGATGTACCCCGCTTTATCTAAACTATGTCCTTTTTATGACCCTTTTTCTAtactttaaatttttaaataaataatgaccATAGTCATTACCATCACCAAAGTGTGAAAGTTGTGGGATTTTGGGTGGGTGGTGGTCTGTGTCCTAGATTCAAGGcatcataaatattttcgcaggtaaatattttaaattaaatattcatttGAAGCCTTTGCACCACCCGTTTAATGGATAGAAGGATCCGACCAAAGCCCTTCCAAACCGACTCTAATTAAAAACTTGAAGGCGTTAATCCAGCAACACGTGAGACCGAGACGGGGGAGAGACTTCGTTGTTCTAACGCCTGTCGAGCCATCACAAAAATGACATTTTGCTGGCTAATTacaatttcaaattaaatcaCAAGTAATTAGCTGAAAGTTAAAGGCAAATATGGTGAACACACACAATGGTTGGGGGGCTGTTGTTTGGGCTGGGTTGGGGAGCTCAGGAATTTGACAGTATTTTATGATTTACAAACGCAATGAAAATTTTTCCGCCTAATGGTTTGTTTTTCCCGCCCGATAGGTTCATGATGGGAGCTGGGGATAATGGGGGTGTTGGGGGTGGTGTCACGCCCACCGTGTGACACCATCGTTGAAATATTTTCCTCCCAAATGAAAGACATTAACAGCGACAACAGACAACAGTCGAAACGGAATGGAACGAAGAGAGCCTGCGAAATGGGCAGAGCAGACGACACattaaaatacatatttaatgTTGATGTGGGAAAATATGTGTCTGTGTGGGTTTCTTGTCCCTCCCACCGCCCTTTTTGAGCTGGGATGGCAGGAGTACTATACCCTACATGTGGGGTATTCTTAAGTTACAGATGCCTTGCTTTAAGATTAGCTTTGAAATAGTAATAGTAACTTAAACTTGTCCCTTAAGAACTAAGTTTTAAGGAAGAATTTTCTCTGTCACCTCGAGGGTATCTGATATTCGCCTCTAACCCCCCAGGCTTTCCTTTTCGtctttgttttgtattttgcagccttgtttattatttatatatatgtctGTCTATCTCCGTTTTCTCTTTGACTTTTGACGGCTCCAATCCCTCTTCTCACCCCCAGCTACTGCCCCTGCCCAATCCCCAACCCCCAACATCAACCTCTGACACAACGTCAGTTAGAAATGTAatcaaaataattacttttattGCGACCACACCAAATGCTAATCAACAGGATTTTTCAGGTCTGTATTATGAATTATTGTTATGGGTTTTAATTTCCTAGTTGTCATGAAGGACGAAtcgtaaattaaaaaaaaggacatcAAGCAATATATTGCCATAAGTTTATGCTTTATTTCCACCTGTTCATTAGTGTCTCTAATCACCAGTCCATAAAGAAGTGATCTTATccctaaaaataattttaaaagtagGCCTTTCTAACAAAATCTCAAGGTACATTCTTTGGAGTATATTGTCTGGATCAGTACGTTTAGTAATTCTGCCCAAAGCAGTTGAAAATCGAACAGTTAAATAACCCAGTGCCTTCTATTTGGAATATCGTTACCTCACGCTTTGCAATGAACCATCCATTCGGGCCGAACGGTCCCTACTTTAGGCGTCCCTGTCAGCGGGACCGCTTCCCCAGCCTCGTGGACGAGGTGGGCGTGCGGGGTGACAGCCTAGTATCCGGCTTGGGCAGCCTTCCGGACATGGGCGCTCGCTTAAAGCGGGGTCGTGTGAATCCTCGCGCGGCCGAGAAGCGAGCCGCCCAGGCAGCAAAGGACGCGAATGTGCCGCCGGCCAGACTCTTTCTGCGCTCCACGTCACGGGGCCTGCGACGAGCCATCGACATCTACATGCCACGCTTTGAGTCCGACGAGGTCGAAGCTTTATCCGAGGGTGAGACAGAGTCGGTGGACAGCATGGAACCTGCACCGCCAACCCCCCCATTGGTGCGTATGGTTGGGGGACAGCCTAACCAGCCGACCCCGGCGGCGCCACGCCAGGCGGAGGAGCCAATGTACACCGGATTCTGTCGACACTGTCGTCGTCTTGGCAGCGATGATCGCGAGAGCGATAGACGCGCTCATTTGATGGCTCGTCGCATCTTCCAGAACATAGATCTATTGTAAGTGGACCTCGGACCCCGAACGTCACGATCTCCGCCCCCCAGCTTATCACGAATCTTTTGGCAGAAATGAGCACTTGTTGCGGCACTTCGTCCAGATGGGATTCGACAGAGACCGAAGTGCCTGCCCAAGTGATCACCAGCTTTTAACATCTGCATCCAATTACACTGATCCGGGagtttaaaacaaacaaactttGGGGGCGGAATTCTCACAAATCAACGCATCACACATATTTTCAAGTTGTGGCTTTCGGGGCATTCAACAAAAATGTCAACGAAGATGACGGGCGCCAGAAGCGGGGAGTAGAATGGTACTCTGTTCAAATAGTGGAGGTTTCCTGGTCCCAAATTATGTATTTTGGTCGGAATCCGTGGCTATAGCTTGATTTGTGAAGcagaatttttaaaattgttaaaagaTTCCTTGGTACatacaaaaaacacacatacTAGAAACTGACAATTCTGAAAAtacaataaattattttttaaatatcttatAGTTTACGTAGTTTGACTTTTTTGGGAAAGGTTATTAGTTAGTATTGTTGTTTAACTTAGAGAGTATCCTTTATATCTTTGGCACTTCTGTTTAGGAAATACAAATCCCTTCCGATAAAATGATCGGAAAGTAAAAGCCCAGAAAAGCAAAAGGCCTTAAAAactttctcctttttttttcttaattttcctGTGAAATGTTTCCCTGTTTACCATACGTTTGCCTTTTATTTTCTGAGGCGCATTTCCTTTGAAATTTatctttgttgtttctggccttttgttaatttttgttaCATTTGGGTAAATTTGTGTTTATATGAATATTGTATATCTGTTGGGGCACACTTATgtaacatacatacatgtggCTAGAAATATTTGGAACTTTTGGAGCCCAACTTTATGCAAAGCATTTTGTATGTACAAAGTACACCTCCTTCTCGCACACAAATATAAAAGGAGGCCAAAACTTTTTGTTACCTTTAAACAAATTGTCCCTTTTTTGTgtaagagtgtgtgtgtgggtaaGTTGGTAAGTTTTTGCAGAAACAACAAAGGGAAGACATTACAAAAACTCGACAGGATATGCGTACTTTGAGCATCTTTTCAGGTATATATGGAAAGTATATTCTGTTTGCCATATTTCCGTTGATATTTTTGGTCGAAACTTACAATCTAACTCAGAgttgtttttttattggcCAAGAAAACGGATTATGTTAACGCAAAAACTTTCGGGGATAATACAATTTATATACCAATtcagaaatagaaataaagaaaagaaaaaaaaaagaatttaaattatgaaCAGCTTTCGTTTTTAAGCGAATATCTGCCAATATTGTTCACCAAACAGAAAACCACTGAGCTCATTGATGTTTCGGTGGGGAATctgttggtttttggtttcagGATTTTTACGCTTCAACGACTCTTTTAGAGCTATTTTTGTTGAGCTCCGCAAAGGGAAGCTCGGCGATTATTAGAGAGACTCCTACATTGCTGCTAATTTAAAAAGGATACACGCTGCGAGGAGCTATAAGTATTAAGGACAGAGTGGCAAGCCGATAGACAAAGAGGTGGACTGGTTGTGGAGGGACTACATCGTCCTTCCGGATTAAAACTACAATTAAATGcacataaaacaaaatatcCTGCGGTGCTTTTATGTGTGTGCGCTTGTAATTTAAATCATTTTGACTAATGGGGGACTGGCACACACACGCCACGATGGAGCACCAAGAGCTCCAAGAGCTCGCAGCGGGCGGTGCTTTACAACCTTCCTAAAAAATTCAACGGCAAGGACCCCCAAACAGGACTGTGGATGCTGTGGACTGAAACAAAGGTTAAGCCGCACGCTCGTAAGGAGTTTCTAACTACCGAATTTTCACAATCTAGCCATCGTTGGCAACAGAGAAAGCAGTATCCTTGCCAGCAGGACCTCCATTCGCGCATCCTTTCAGTGTGAATAAACGTAAATCTGTATCTTTTTTCATGGGTGAGTAGATAAATGCAACAAATTAAGGCAAAATAAGCCGACCGTTTAAAAATTAACTAAACATTTTATGAATTACTGTCAGATTGCCAAGACTGTCAGATTTCGAGGGAaatcttttccatttttagtgaattttttattcttaGTCCTTTAAGCCGTCAACAGTAAATTAGAGGAACGTTAGCCTAAATGAAATGATAGAAAGAAAAACCCCTAATGTAGATGATTGGACGAAAAGGTCCTGTTCTCTGCGCATTTTCCTTGGCTCTGAGATTATGTTTTTCCTGCAGGTCTAATTAGGGTCATGTGACTCCAGTGCAAACACTAGCAGTCCCACCTCCGGTGTGCGGCGATGCATGCTGCTGGAAAATGGTCTCTCATCAAATGCAGCTTCAGATTTTTGCGTCCAGTTTTCCTGGGACCCTTCCCccaggacacacacacacacagaaaaaaaaagaaagtccGAAAAGCTGACGTCTCCCCGGCTCAGATCAACGAACGTATGCTTCACGCACATTTGCCCACAGACGAGGACTCTCCCCCTCGTTTTCGGGCAATTATCATGCGCCCAAATCAGCATGtcaaccacaaccaccacatACTCCTCATCGGGCTCAGACGCAGACGCCATCAAAGCAAAGTTTTCCCAATGAGAACCAAACGAAACTTAACAGAAACGAATTACGCACACGAATTGCGCTggcaaatataaaaaaacacaaaaaacggCAAGGGAATAATGAAATTATGTTAAACCGAAAGGTCTATATCCTTACTGAATGGGtttctataaaatattatgtGTTAAGTGTTAGAACTAAGAATTCTTTGCCCAATTTCTAAAGAAAaacaggtttttttttattctttaaaaatccTTGTTAAAGATAAAAGTACTTTGCGAATTAGATCCCAATTATTTGATGTCCTCAAAACTGCTATATCCTTACCTTTATATTCtgcaaaaattgaaataccCACCCTGCTAGAGTATGGAAAGTCAAAGGAATGGCGAATAAATTATGAACAAAAGCCAGAAGAAAGAAGTACCAGGGAGGGGTTGTTTAGCATATACTTGTGCGTCTAATTTGTTGGAAAAttagtttttgtgttttgtgccTGTAATTTTCTTACGAACCccaagcccagcctgagatgGAGATCTGCACTTGATTTTGATTGAAATAAGCTGAGAAATGGGCAGCGTTCAGAATTTTTTCTGGGGACTTGCGCTTCATGATATAGGTTTTGGGTTAGTAAgtctttagtttttaataaaattaataaaattaaaagaaaaaattataaaaaattcagTTAATAAACTAATTACCTAAAATAATTACcttttaactttaaattttCGAACAAGGAAGTTTTCTCAACaaagctttgtttttatttcatcagATTGCTTACTCCTTTTATATCGTCttgtcttttatttatttatttataaacaaagtaaataaacaaaaaataaaatgtatgtaTCATCGATAAGCAACTTGGTCACACGCTTGCATCAATAAAACGACTTGTTATCATGCGATTTTCTGGTGATGAATCGAAAgctatatataaataatgCCCCAGAAAGCGATAATTTATGAGACTCGAGGCACTGTCAGCATGTGGTACTTTGGAATGCTCATATCACTCCCTTCCCTCTGTAATTGGCATGTTTTGACACTGGGGAGTTTAAAGTGGGGAGCCCCCATGGCATGCGATCTCCGGATTATCTGATCTTATTTGAATAAGCAGTGTGGGAGTTTTGAAGAGCCAGAGCAATTACTTAGGGGTCATGTACGATAATCCATGTAATTaacttttttagttttttttaatatattttaagattGAAAAGCTAAAAGTTTAGCTACATATCAATCATCAAGCCAAAGTATATTCTTTTAGCTTAAATATATCTTTTCTTGTACAACAAATATTGTACAAAGAATAAACAAAATCCTGAAGTAAGATTATAGCATTAACAACCAGATTCATTACCAATACCATCGATAGTCAAAATTTATGCATGTCAACCTACCCGAAGTGAGAGTCCATTGCGAGGTCCATAAACACCTTGTCGCAGCGGAATCTTTGCGGTTCACTGCCCAGGATTTCCATCCCTGGGACCTGCCCCTTCAAGTGAGACATTCTATAACTATCGCCATGGGGCATCGGAGCGAGGCGGTGGCTCTTCACAACATTCCCCAGCCTTCAATCGCCTATTTCTCGtgcaatttaatttgattaatgAGGTGCAATGGCCAAGATAGCGAAGGTCCGCGAAGCAGCCAAGGGTACTCTTTAAATCGAAATTTAACTGACCCAGTTCGAAGAAAGCCGAAAAATAAGATTGTCGAAGAAATGGTGAAGAATATTTTATACCTATTTTATAGAAATAGGAAGGGCCATCACTCAGAGAGCTGGTATTTGGATAGgcgcatttttaattaaacatcCTTTGCACATTGGAGTGGCATCTGCTATATATAGGAGATCAAAGCAAATCCAATTACTCAACGCTAGCTTGCCATGCACTTTTCAAAAGTTGGCAATGAGCTAGAGAGCCGCATCGAAGGCAGCAGCAGTTCCCCGGCATCATTCACATTTCAGATTAATTGCAGGAGCATCTCTATGGTTCGGTGGGTGTGGCAGGAAGTCGAACGGCAGATCGTTCAAATGAAGCTCACCACCTCGTAGCCTGGCGGAACGAAGCAGCCAAGGTGTTACAACACTTCCAACGAGTCTCTTCCTTCAAATTAGTTCCTTATATGTTTGCTTGAAGAACTGCAGAGCGACAGGAACTTTTCCGGTCCGGATAGGTGACGAATGGAACTTG includes these proteins:
- the LOC6497331 gene encoding mucin-5AC → MRTILLVSALFVASINAASIQPTVRAINNQLYRRYVCVHKPDGFRALVPGSCSQYYECQSGVALVSTCSRFFDSKVQGCVNYNTGCIETQVITFDKTKAVGLDAAVPCAEETTTACADPETTTPCGPTTTTTPCESSTSTTTPCEQIPTTTTTCEPSTTSTTSCAPTTTTTCEPTTTSTTSCAPTTTTTCEPTTTSTTSCAPTTTTTCEPTTTSTTSCAPTTTTTCEPTTTSTTSCAPTTTTTCEPTTTSTTSCAPTTTTTCEPTTTSTTSCAPTTTTTCEPTTTSTTSCAPTTTTTCEPTTTSTTSCAPTTTTTCEPTTTSTTSCAPTTTTTCEPTTTSTTSCAPTTTTTCEPTTTSTTSCAPTTTTTCEPTTTSTTSCAPTTTTTCEPTTTSTTSCAPTTTTTCEPTTTSTTSCAPTTTTTCEPTTTSTTSCAPTTTTTCEPTTTSTTSCAPTTTTTCEPTTTSTTSCAPTTTTTCEPTTTSTTSCAPTTTTTCEPTTTSTTSCAPTTTTTCEPTTTSTTSCAPTTTTTCAPTTTTTCAPTTTTTCEPTTTTTTPCEVEPTTTTTPCAQNPTTTTTPCAPTTTTACGEETTTVCSGASSEAKAKPATLKVKPARPVRPAKRPTLESTQQVAPQAQDLSMSTYTKYVCRNKPDGFMLASLKSCSDYYICRYGKPLLVSCGSKYFNALKGICDLPENTQCVQPLA
- the LOC6497332 gene encoding uncharacterized protein LOC6497332, whose protein sequence is MNHPFGPNGPYFRRPCQRDRFPSLVDEVGVRGDSLVSGLGSLPDMGARLKRGRVNPRAAEKRAAQAAKDANVPPARLFLRSTSRGLRRAIDIYMPRFESDEVEALSEGETESVDSMEPAPPTPPLVRMVGGQPNQPTPAAPRQAEEPMYTGFCRHCRRLGSDDRESDRRAHLMARRIFQNIDLL